acaaattgaattttatatacTAATTCCAAATAtacatggaattttttttagaacACAATAGTATCTAACCCTATAATTCGTGATGTGCTTTATTTTCAGATGATAAAGTACCTGATTTCTTTACCTCAAGTAAAAGAAAACATGAATTCCTTCAACAGAATGGGATTAACAGCCTTGGATCTGCTACAACAATGTTTCAGGGACTTTAAAAGTCTCGACATTCTACGAGAAGCCGGTGCTAAAAGAGCAGTAGATGTCAAGCTAAATCGCAATCTTGCAACAACTACAATCGAACAACCAACACTGTCTGTTCCCATACATACCCCGTCGAAACAAATATCATGGTTTCAGAAATGCATGAAATACATACAATACAACATACAAGAAACACGAGGCGCACTGATGATCGTAGCAACTGTGATATCAACCATGACTTTCGAAGCTGCACTGAACCCACCCGGCGGTGTTTGGCAACAAACTTTCGCAAATTCCGAAGGTGGTCCGGTTTGTTCCGAAACAAACATCTGCGAAGCGGGAACTTCTGTATTAGCTTATTCATACCCGAGCGCATACGCTTATTTCATGCTATGGAATGGTATTGCTTTTTTTGCGTCACTATGCGTCGTGGCTTTGGTGGTAAGTGGATTTCCTCTGAGGAATAAATTGTGTGTGTGGCTTCTAGCGCAAGCAATAGGTATCACGTTGATTTTTCACGCTGAGAGCTATATTATGGGTGCACTTCTGGTTACCCCCTTCAAATTAAGATCGGAAGCGTTAAATGTGGATAGGATCATGTTTTGGACTTTGGTTGGGGTGATTATTTTTGCTAGCGTTATTGATTTTTTCCGGTTTCTTATCTGGACGGTGAAAAAGGTTCGGAGAGGTTGGTGTAAGGTTAAAAGTTACTACGGAAATTGAATTATAggcttttataaaacaattatcatTGTTCgatttcttatatatattagtaactgaacttttatttttataatcaatGGAGGTTAttgtttgtatatatatataacaattcATGTCAATAATCACTAATACGACTACGAAAAAGTTGAGCAACGATGTGATTTTCTATAGTCAAATAAGCGATTGTTACTCATTAATATAACAATAAAAGttcaatatcaaaatattatgaATTGAACATGGTAACTGTTTTACTATTTATTATCTCAGTGAATTATAATTCTTTAAATGataatagtaatattttatattaatatgtaatataattttttaggaagatgttaaaatataaaaaaggatttatttgttatatttttaatttttatattaaggTTTTAGTATAATGTTTTTCAAATATTACTATTTCTATAGATGTTTCTAATTTATTGATTTCAGTTAAAATATACTtgtattttaaatcataaaaccCCACCGATTGTTGAAGAGGCGGTCGTTGTACGGACATTCAGCAAGAGTTACTATCCAGTGTGGAGGGTCTCCAACATGTGGACATATACAGTCAAGTAGAACCTTGACATGTTGCACTTTAATTCTTCTGGAGTATTCGATTCAATGCTTTTGTAGTATTTTTACACAACTccctttttatataaaatttaatttaattattaatttttttcatataatcttcatgttgattttatttttaaatttttatgttttttacaATAAACATCTTAGGtagtacttttaaatttttgttagatAGAGatgaattaattttagttaaatatatattaaataaattatgttatttacatatataaaaacataataaaatagtGGACATATACATTTATTTAATTACGAGCACGTTACAGGACAGTGTGAAATATGTAAAATAACATTagttataataaacaaaatactATTTCCTCCGTTTATATTAACCCACTTTGTCATACTATGtggtatgtttttatttattcaatttcaaTCAGGTGGTATACTGGATTAAAATAAATGAGTAGAATAACATTACTCGaataaaaaagagaattaaattttaatttttgaattaaaatacaataccttgattgtttaaaaatatattttaatatgactatatttatttagtatattattgttttaagtTAATTACagtaaaatattttgatatttttattccaGTTCAGTAGACTGTAGTTAATCATGTGCTTATCCTctaattaatcattaaaataataagttgATTTGTCCATACTCTATTGGATAAAAACGAAATAGCACCTGATTGGCTCCACAAACCAAAGAAAAGAGTGCCCTCCCACACCAAATACAACCTCAACTTGTTCAATGGATAGGGATCACACGTCAGCTAACATGCTCTCGGTGAACAAACAACAAATATTACCATACACTACACCACACCTACATCCCAGAATCTCCACCCTCCATTTCCTCCCCCATCCACAAACCCTAAATCCAATTGCTAAAACCTCACAATCCCACACACCAactctaaaaacaaacacacaCAATCCCGCAACATCCCACTCCAAAACAAATCCCCTAACTGATGACCGCCACGTGTCCATAATTTCCTGATTTTCAGCAGTTTATCCTCTCACAAATATTTTCACCTAAAAACAGCTCCTCTaagtataaatatttttaaagattttagaTTACAATCTTTAAAGATTATACACCGATCCAAATTTTCCGGTTAGTCGCCGATTAACCGGCGACCATGGTTCAGTCTCTGGTTAAACCAATCAAGAAACGTAGCCGTAATCATCATCAATGTTAGATCCGTTGATTCTGTTCCGTCTCCGATCCAAAACCTGGTTCAACCGAAGAAAAAAGAAACTCACAAGGAATATTTGATTTTATGTGTGttttttggattttaaattttgtgtgTACAAATTAGGGTTTGTGAATATTGGGAAAGTGGAAAAAATGAGCATGAGCGCGGCGGCGGAGGATGAAACAGAGCAGGAGATTCATATTCCAGCTGAAATAGACTGGGAAATGCTCGATAAATCGAAGTTTTTCATCCTCGGCGCCGCGCTTTTTTCGGGCGTATCGGCTACTCTTTATCCCATTGTTGTATTAAAAACTAGGCAACAAGTGTCGAATTCGCAACTTTCGTGTTTAAAGATTGGTTACGGGTTGCTTAAGCATGAGGGTTTTCGAGGTTTATATAGAGGGTTTGGTACTTCTTTAACGGGTACTGTTCCGGCTAGGGCTTTATACATGGCTGCTCTTGAGGTTACCAAGAGTAATGTGGGTACTGCTACTGTTCGGTTAGGTTTTCCGGAGGCGACTGCTGCTGCTACTGCTAATGCGGTGGCGGGATTGAGTGCTGCTATGGCTGCTCAGCTTGTTTGGACTCCTATTGATGTTGTGAGTCAGAGACTTATGGTTCAAGGAGGTAATGGTAAATTAGGGTACGGGAGTGCATCATCAATGTGTAAATATTCGAATGGGATTGATGCGTTTAGGAAAATTGTTAGAACTGATGGGTTTAGAGGATTATATAGAGGTTTTGGGATATCTATATTGACTTATGCACCTTCCAATGCGGTTTGGTGGGCTTCTTACTCTGTTGCGCAGCGAATGGTTTGGGGCGGTATTGGGTGTTGCTATAGTAGTAAGACGTTTGGTGATGGGAAcgggaatggaaatgggaatggAAACGAGAATGTTGGTGGGATTAGTGGTAACAATGTGGTGAGACCGGATCCGAAAACTGTAATGGCAGTTCAGGGAGTCAGTGCAGCAATGGCAGGTGGTGTTTCAGCTTTAATTACAATGCCACTTGATACAATTAAGACGAGAATGCAGGTTTTAGACGGGGAGGAAAACGGAAGGCGTGGACCGACTATCGGACAGACTGTTAGAAATCTTGTTAAGGAAGGTGGTTGGACGGCTTGCTATAGAGGATTAGGACCAAGGTGGGCTTCAATGTCTATGTCTGCAACAACAATGATCACTACTTACGAGTTTCTTAAACGTCTCTCGACCAAGAACCAAGAAGTTCTGCATTGATAAAGAAGTTATCAAGGTTTTTTTTTGCTCTCTTGTAGCTTTGTCTAAATGCTGTCCAAATTTCACTGTGTTTTTGCTCTTTGTTTACCTTTTTGCCTGTCTAAGAATGAAAAATGATCATTGTAAATGCTTGCAAGCTCTTTACCATGTATATAAACATAAAAGTTTTGTTCTTTCTCTTGCTTCTTAGTAATGTGACATTTTCTAACCATCTGATTTGTGTCTGGCATGAAGTTTAAGGATGTAATTATGCTCATGATTCCTATGATTTAAATTGTATTATCGAAATTTTGTGTTTTTGCTTGTGATGTAACTCAAAGATGTCAATTTAGGAGGTTAAATCATGATTTCTTACTAATTGTTTGCATTTTAAGTTGTGAGTGGAAGATGTCCGCCATTGATGTATGCTGGCACTCACTCAAGAGTCTGAAACTAATTGAAATACAGTTTCTTATTAGGCATTATGGACAGGAGACTAAATTAACTTAGGAATTATGAAGGTTACATTCACATGTTTTCAAGTGATTTTTGAATAGATTTGTGCCACCATTACCtaaaggccatgtttggttcatggaatggaatagcatggaatggaataactattccatgaggaatggaatagctattctttactttttgagaggagtagttattccacaaaatcatggaatagcaatttCATGGAGTTACTATTCCATGAACTAAAGTGAGGaatacggaatagctattctattccggcctattccatgaaccaaacatggcaaAAAAGTAAAGGGTTTTTTAAGTCTTTAGTCTCAAATTTGGGTTTGTGCCAAGTCTCTTTTCCATGCTTTATATCTATTGATGAGGCAATTAGTTGCTATCATCtaattaatttatgtttatttttctgTTAATTAGTAAGTTGTAAGCAATCCTTAAAGTCCACATACCAAGGAATTATAAACAGAAAAGAATAATTATGGTTTAGCCCTacccatttaatttttttattacttgtGATTTGAAAAAGGAGATATGTAGATTGGATAGATTTTAGATAATATTATATAGGTCATGTAGTGGGTAATGATAAGATTTTTTAATCTCTATAAAACCTCAATATGGTTGGATCTTTATAGAATCTTCAATTTGTTTGTATAATAATACACATTTTAGAAGTGAAATGAGAACGAAAATTCAACTCAAATttgtcggtttggtttggtttttgcacACCTACATATGTCtcaggaaaaaaaaaatcaagagcaagacttgttttatttttcaagaaaaaataCAACAATTGTTGACAATTGCAGATAAGAATTATTCAACTGtaaaatatatacatacatgTATGCTCATAGCCTATTATGAACATATTGATTATAATCTGAAACAAGAAACTATTACATGGACTAAACTAACAAACATTTTCttgatgaaataaatcaaaaacttaaatatataaaacgcAACCAGAACGACAAGAAACACAATCCAAAACCATGTGTAGGCAGCAATAAGATGATCAACCGCTTTATCATGAGGCGCTTTCATTGCTGCAAGCGTGACTACGTAAGTAGCTGATGTAAAAAACAATGTTATACTCATACCCATCAGCAAAATCCACATATAAACCTTTTTCTTGAGAGGAATCCCACTGACTAGTATAATAATTGTTGCTAATGATGCACAAAAGGATATTGTGTTGTTGAGGATAAATTGATGGTGCCTTGCTTCATTAGTATAAGCTAATTTTGAAGTCCCTGCTTTGCATTCTTTATTGTCTGATTCCCATACTCCACCTGGTGGATTTATGGCTGCTTGGAATGCCATTCCTGCTATTACTGTTGCTACCACCATCAGATTTCCTCTGCTCTTTTCTAGCCAATCTCCACCATTTTCTGAGTTATTTGAATCTTGTTGTGATGGGTAGTCTTTCAAATTTGTTGGGTGTTCTTTGAAGATTGAAGATAATGTATTAGCTTCCACTTTTATTTTAGGTACTGAAAGCAAGTACTTGATTGTCTGCAAAAATGGACAATTACTTTGTCTTcattagtgttttaaaaattatacgaGTGTGGCCATCACTTCACGATTCAACCAGTTTAATTTCCGGTTcaaccaattaaataatactacatatattaaaataagtcTATATGCATAAAATttgaatacatatataaaattctAACTAGAAAATGGATTAGAAACTAGTCAATGAATCACACTATAACTATTACATATAAGACCATACAAATTTTACTCTTTAACTAGTTCAATGTTTCTGCTCTTATGGGTTTTTTAGTTAAAAGAGATTGaaccatttttttcttttaagaagAATTGATCGAACTTGCTTCCAAATTTTGGTCGAATCGATTGAATCGACCAAGCTAACTCTATCTCTCTACATGTGTGTGTGTTCTTAACATTTGGGCTGGGTCAACTAGGGGTGTTAAAATGGATCATGACACGATAACACGATTTGCCTAACCCGTAAATTTGGCGAATTTGGGTAGGGGTTTATCAGGTTCGTGTCGAAAACGTGTCAACCTAtttatgacacgaaataaatggATCGTGTGACGGGTTGACGCGCCAACCCATCTAATCCGTCTAACccgtttataaattatattatttattatattattgaaataaaatagttttaattttataaaatttaaaataaaattatttaactaatgaaatttaattattttaatatataaataaaattagtcgcattgaaattttataatttgagtattaaatgataaatttgaagttaaaataatatttaaatggtTTAGAAATATTTAGATATTAAGTGGGTCGTATTAGTCGTGTAATTGTATTAATCGCGTTACACGTTTATCTTAACGtgttaatcgtgtcgtgtcgtgTCACTCGTTTAAAATTTATGTCGTGTTAGGGTTGAAGattttgacacgattagttaaatgggtcgtgttcgtgttgaACCTAATCGTGTTAACAGAGTGTGTCGACACGACACGAACACGGCCCGCTAACCCGTTTTGACACTCCTAGGGTCAACTATGCTCTCATTAGAGGTGGCCATGACCGGATTGAACCGTGAACCGCTCCAGTCAAACCTGGTCAAACCCTGAACAGTGTCTAAACCGGTCTAAACCGGTCTGAAACCGGTGGAAGGTCGGGTTCGGGTCGGTTTAACATTTTTTAGAATTGGAACTGTTGGTTCCGGTTCCAAACCGgccatatatttttaaaaatatatactactattctttttaaataattattagtttattttatttttataacaatataTGACTATATTCTCCatatgtaaataattaataatctaAATTCATGGTAAATTCAATGAATTTCTTAATTTAAAGTataattgattatttaaattatattttatttttatttttattttaagtattcaaatttaatttttataaaatatattttaatttttttcgaatCGGCCAAAACCAGAACTGTGAACTGAAACCGTCCGGTTCCAAACCATTCAAAGGGCGGTTCAAGTATCTGTTAAATCGTGAACCGACAGTTTCAAATTGGAATCACCGGTTTGTGAGCCGTGGCCACCCCTAGCCCTTATGGTTCAGAAAGATGTGTCGATGCCATAATGCGAAAGCCGTTTATTTCTTGTCAACGTGGATCATTTAATGATGACCAAGAATGGATcgtttctattattttaataatgattatctttttctttcttgtaTTCCTAAATCCACAAAATCAAATCGAATCCCCTAAATTTCCAAACATATCTAAATAAAGTATGAAGTGTTATAAAATAATTGGCTTAATGTACGGATGAGGTGGTAAACtcggtctacctaaaaattCTCAAATATTAAACCATCATAACTAATCCATAAAATCCAGAAACtccaaattatattataatccATAAACCATTGAAATGAAGATGTACCTCGACTTGTTTCATAATCACAGCCAATTGCAAGACATTGTTTCCATCATTATCCATAGAGTTGAGAATTTCCCCATCACCATCTTTACCTGAAAACCTCAGCAGCATTTTCAGCGCTTCCAAATGGCTATACTTAACACACAAATGCATAACTGTATCTCCACCGTTCGTTTTCGCCCGAACCGACTCAGGACAAGCCCCGATCAACCGCTCTATAACCTCGACTCGTCCTCTCATGGCCGCTAAATGAAGCGGAATTCTCCCATTTTTATCGGCAACTAAGCACATTCCGGCGTTGATTCGCAATAAAACATCGACAGTCTCCGAATTTCCTTCGGCAGAAGCCAAATGAAGAGGAGACTGTCCTTGAGAGTTCAACTCAGCTGCGAGATTCGGCTTCTGATTGAGAAGAGACGTAGCGAAATCGACATGGCCGAGCAAGGAGGATATGTGCAGGGGAGTTTGAGTGAAGGTGGAGAGTGAAACTCTGTGGAGAATGAGCGGATCTTTTTGCAGTAAAATGTTTAGAGTGGATGTATCAGACTTCATTGATGCTTCGTATAGCTTCTTCATGTCATCTTCTTCAGACTGCATTGATATTCTACGGTTTTCTCTTTGCAATTTCTGAATTTGTTACCTATTGCTTCTTATATTTGCAAAAGTCTTGTGACTTGGTAAAATGGTACGTAGCACggcaaaatcaaaacaaaaaaaattaagtctAGGGTAGTCCAAAAGTAAAGCTGCCCAGCAATTTACCTCTGTAATTTTAACCCcttagagcatctccactccATGTTCTATATTTTGtgctatttttagcacaaaaagtagcacaattctaaatatagcataaattattaaatttttctccATTGTAAAATGCTAAATGAAATGctaaatctatattttttttatagttaattttattttaaattcaataatcaTAAATGTTCAaccaaaaattcaaatatatgaTTCCTAAAACCTACATAGATGattattaatcaataaaaacgaattctcttttctttttttttgtaaatcttGACTAatcaatttggctaaaatttagTCAAAAAGAGCAATCacggtgattttttttatcaacaatAAACAATTTATTCCACAAATTTTTAACAGTGGAGCTGAAATATAAtgcttcaaaagaaaaaatagagcGAGAGGTAAAAGAAGAACGTACAGCACGAAACTTGTAAAAGAATAATGGAGAAAAAATAGGAAAGGTAATTCCTAAACTTTAGAAAAATACacaagtaaataaatttcacacgtgattataattgttaatggcaaatctgtaaataatatGGATATATATTAGactttagcatatgctaaatttcctaacaaatttggcacaagttttagcatatgctaaatttagcacatgaaatagCACAGCAATGGAGatgtattttctattttaaatgttaaattatagcattgtgaGGTTGTTTAGCACAtgagtggagatgctcttagaTTCTACActttattaagttaaaattaCAAACTTAAGAATAGGGAATAATATAGTTATGACAGCATTAATGGTGcaaagatatattttttttagatgtAAAATTTGAGAATATATTTAGTTTGTTAAtgattgttaaattttaaagtgCAGATTTATCTTATTATATGTTTAAAAGTTTgtttaatgatttaaaaatttaattgatattgCTTTAATACATAATATTGACAAactgtaaaaacaaaatttatctgtaattaaatttaataatttattactttttcaATTATCTTATTTGACGtacattcaataaaaataattgattaatGTTTGAATAATTGTTTAGTAGTATAGTTAAAACAATgtatttatcgaatattttcagaatataattaaaacaatgtatttatataattttatagtttagaGTACTAGTATATATATGGACCATACCATCTAGGGACATTACTCTAAACTGGAAAAGTTTTCCAATTGAAACTAGCCAATTTCGCgactaatatttaatatttttatagtttaattaatattaaattagactgaattatttttattagtagagttgcatttgaatttattgttttttgtaATAGTTTATGAATGatggatataatttttttagatataatttttttgcccCCCTAAAATAAATTTCTGGCTTCGTCCCTGCGTGCTACTAAGTTCATGAAAGAACTCTTTTTTACTCACCTTAGTTGTTAACGTGCCTTATTTGTCTTCTTTCCAATTTCGGAAGTCTctattaatgttataaaaaatctCACAAACAGAAAATGTATGGAACAAGAATATATTTTTCATTGCTGTCCAATATTCAATACAAAATATTACGTTGAAGAGAAATATCGAATACTCTTACGTTAAAATTATACCCATTACATAGCTCTGAGCTATATAAATCAACCTATGGACTCTGCTAGAAGCCACACAAAAAACTTATTCCTTCAAGGAAAGCCACCGACGAAGTCATGGTTGGAAAGTCACGGTCACTAAAATAGTTATTGAACAAAGAATCACTATATCTCGAACTTGGCGTAAAGTATCAACAACGTCTAATTTAACAAAATGGGATTACTTTTATCCTTAACTTGTTAAATTTTGGTACAAAATTCCTCGTTTCCACTCTCATTTATGAAAGTGAAATACACTCTCCGATTTTCAAATGTGGTTTTTTTAAAGtggttttacttttaaataaataaaggattaaaatggtcataatttttttaaacattttaaattaatatctaataattaaaaaaaacaatttcaccCCTTCAATAATAagcttaaaatgataaattaaccctccaattttaattcttttacaattttttttaatttatatagatatcaataattttataaaattaaaaaccgtaaaaaaaattatacactaaaaattaaaatcgacCCCTCGGAACAaaaaaattttcattttcgagCAAAAAAATTCTGTTTTCAGGCGAGgagctcctcgcctgagaagagCTGCTCTCCGGTAAGGAGCAGCAACTCCCCTTTAAGAACAGATCGTTGCGATCTGTTCTTGCTCAAGAACGGATCCCCGTGGATCTGTTCTTGCAAGAACAGATCGCGTGGATTTGTTCTTGGGCAAGAACATATCCACGCGATTTGTTCTTGGCAAGAATAGATCCATGATATGTTCTTAATTCAAGAACAGACAGAGATTGTTCTTgaaggagctgctgctccgatgagcagcagctcctcttctccggcgaggaggaagAGCTCCTTCTCGccggaaataaaaaaataattttttttgtaatataaatatgtctaaAAGGGTCCTTCGATTAATTAggagttaattatgattaaatagagtttaattaggagttaattataattaattagaataaataatgGAATAATTAGAAACTCACGCTCCATTTAAGGTGCCAAGTCAGCGTAGGGGTAGTTTTGtaccggttttgacaagttcagggtaaaagtgatccggttttgctaatttggacgtttttaatactttgtgccaaattgagggggtaaagtgatcctttgttcaatagTTATTATATTTGTCATTATCTAATGATAGTGTAATGATAGTGTAGTCTTTTCCATCTTTAGTTTAACTTATATATAACACTTTTTGTATTAGGGTTaagattttttatattaatatcagCCTCCATCTTTGTGTATCTTTTTGCTATTTTCTTTTCGATAAATGGTATTTAAAAATTTGCCACCGAAATTATCATAATATCAAAGCCAATTTCTTGCTCTTATCATTGATTTAATATTATGCACGACTTCGCGGATCCAATTGTGATTGTAGTCACGCGATTGTTGCAATTTGGTAATTGTTCggttttttagtatttttttggtgattttCTCTGGTTGTACGTATGTTTGGTTGCTCGCCTATTGGATGTGCATCTGTTTGATTGTTCGCCATTTATGTTGATTGCTCATTCTTTGGTTGCTCgccttttgggtttgttttctCTATTTTGATGATATTGTTTTATATCGCTGAAACTAGAGATGATTCGCTTCAAGCAGTTAGTGTTTAGTCAGATGATAAAAATTATGCATATTGGAGTTATGTGATGAAAAATTTTCTGAAAAGTAACAAAAATAAGGTTATGTTTTGGGGGCTTTGAGTTTGAGGATGACACGACAACTGATTATGTGACTTTATTAGATAAATGGAAGGTAGAGAATTCCAAAATCACTACTTGGATAAATAGTTCTATTCAGCATTCAAGAGGTACTCGGATAGCAAAATATGGGACAGTTAAAGATGTTTGTGATCATCTATTTAGACTATAAACATGGTCTAACTTTGCAAAATAGTACAAGTTGAAGTCTAATATTCGTGCTCTACAGCATAAAAATATGAGTATTCAGGAATTTTATAATGCTATGACattgacaatcaa
This window of the Mercurialis annua linkage group LG5, ddMerAnnu1.2, whole genome shotgun sequence genome carries:
- the LOC126680507 gene encoding ankyrin repeat-containing protein At5g02620-like, which produces MQSEEDDMKKLYEASMKSDTSTLNILLQKDPLILHRVSLSTFTQTPLHISSLLGHVDFATSLLNQKPNLAAELNSQGQSPLHLASAEGNSETVDVLLRINAGMCLVADKNGRIPLHLAAMRGRVEVIERLIGACPESVRAKTNGGDTVMHLCVKYSHLEALKMLLRFSGKDGDGEILNSMDNDGNNVLQLAVIMKQVETIKYLLSVPKIKVEANTLSSIFKEHPTNLKDYPSQQDSNNSENGGDWLEKSRGNLMVVATVIAGMAFQAAINPPGGVWESDNKECKAGTSKLAYTNEARHHQFILNNTISFCASLATIIILVSGIPLKKKVYMWILLMGMSITLFFTSATYVVTLAAMKAPHDKAVDHLIAAYTWFWIVFLVVLVAFYIFKFLIYFIKKMFVSLVHVIVSCFRL
- the LOC126681113 gene encoding ankyrin repeat-containing protein BDA1-like; its protein translation is MESQHLSMLYAAANKGCTQTLNSLIQTDHLILNKISLSSFAETPLHVSSLLGHLDFTVAVLEKCPGMATKLDSLRRSPLHLASAEGHTDVVKALLSVNRSVCLGYDEEGRIPLHLAAMRGNLEAVRELVRSYPESIFHELLEAEDTVLHLCVKYNQLDALKLLMEMVDDDEFILKANRDGNTVLHLAAMLKRLKMIKYLISLPQVKENMNSFNRMGLTALDLLQQCFRDFKSLDILREAGAKRAVDVKLNRNLATTTIEQPTLSVPIHTPSKQISWFQKCMKYIQYNIQETRGALMIVATVISTMTFEAALNPPGGVWQQTFANSEGGPVCSETNICEAGTSVLAYSYPSAYAYFMLWNGIAFFASLCVVALVVSGFPLRNKLCVWLLAQAIGITLIFHAESYIMGALLVTPFKLRSEALNVDRIMFWTLVGVIIFASVIDFFRFLIWTVKKVRRGWCKVKSYYGN
- the LOC126683107 gene encoding uncharacterized protein LOC126683107, translated to MSMSAAAEDETEQEIHIPAEIDWEMLDKSKFFILGAALFSGVSATLYPIVVLKTRQQVSNSQLSCLKIGYGLLKHEGFRGLYRGFGTSLTGTVPARALYMAALEVTKSNVGTATVRLGFPEATAAATANAVAGLSAAMAAQLVWTPIDVVSQRLMVQGGNGKLGYGSASSMCKYSNGIDAFRKIVRTDGFRGLYRGFGISILTYAPSNAVWWASYSVAQRMVWGGIGCCYSSKTFGDGNGNGNGNGNENVGGISGNNVVRPDPKTVMAVQGVSAAMAGGVSALITMPLDTIKTRMQVLDGEENGRRGPTIGQTVRNLVKEGGWTACYRGLGPRWASMSMSATTMITTYEFLKRLSTKNQEVLH